Proteins from one Pseudomonas grandcourensis genomic window:
- a CDS encoding slipin family protein has protein sequence MGLQLGLVALLLLIIALAGATFRILREYERGVVFQLGRFWQVKGPGLILLIPVVQQMVRVDLRTVVLDVPPQDVITRDNVSVKVNAVLYFRVLDPQKAIIQVEDFLAATSQLAQTTLRAVLGKHELDELLAERERLNLDIQQVLDAQTDAWGIKVANVEIKHVDLNESMIRAIAKQAEAERERRAKVIHAEGELQASEKLMQAAEMLGRQPGAMQLRYMQTLSSIAGDKSSTIVFPLPIELLKGMADLSSKA, from the coding sequence ATGGGTTTGCAATTGGGTCTTGTCGCGCTGCTATTGTTGATCATCGCACTGGCGGGGGCGACGTTCCGCATCCTGCGCGAATACGAGCGCGGGGTGGTGTTCCAGCTCGGGCGCTTCTGGCAGGTCAAGGGCCCTGGTCTGATCCTGCTGATTCCGGTGGTCCAGCAGATGGTCCGGGTGGATTTGCGCACCGTGGTGCTGGACGTTCCGCCACAAGACGTGATCACCCGCGACAACGTGTCGGTCAAGGTCAATGCGGTGCTGTATTTCCGCGTACTCGATCCGCAGAAGGCAATCATCCAGGTCGAGGATTTCCTGGCCGCGACCAGCCAATTGGCGCAAACCACGCTGCGGGCGGTGCTGGGTAAACACGAACTGGACGAACTGCTGGCCGAACGCGAACGCTTGAATCTGGACATCCAGCAAGTACTCGACGCCCAGACCGACGCCTGGGGCATCAAGGTCGCCAACGTCGAAATCAAGCACGTGGACCTCAACGAATCGATGATCCGCGCCATCGCCAAACAGGCCGAAGCCGAACGGGAACGGCGAGCCAAGGTGATCCACGCCGAGGGTGAGTTGCAGGCCTCGGAAAAGCTCATGCAGGCCGCCGAAATGCTTGGCCGCCAACCGGGGGCCATGCAGTTGCGCTACATGCAGACCCTGAGTTCGATTGCCGGCGACAAGAGCTCGACTATCGTCTTTCCGCTGCCGATCGAATTGCTCAAGGGCATGGCGGACTTGTCGTCGAAAGCCTGA
- a CDS encoding NfeD family protein translates to MNTRCCAVALLLLLALSGSAGAADTVVVLVPNPVGIWLITFGIAFLIAEAALPNYGVIGLGGIVMFVIGAVILSNTEVPVPLMIGLGLVSALLLVYLVFHALKTRPRHTVSGDAGLVGSETPVTSVQLGNAYGGWVHLQGERWQVLSATPLQPGQQVRVVGRKGLLLQVAAADAAPGGE, encoded by the coding sequence GTGAACACGCGTTGCTGTGCAGTTGCGTTGTTGTTGCTGTTGGCGTTGAGCGGATCGGCCGGTGCTGCCGACACGGTTGTGGTGCTGGTGCCCAACCCCGTCGGGATCTGGCTGATCACCTTCGGCATCGCGTTCCTGATCGCCGAGGCGGCCCTGCCCAATTACGGCGTGATCGGCCTGGGCGGCATCGTGATGTTCGTGATCGGTGCCGTGATCCTGTCCAATACCGAAGTGCCCGTGCCGTTGATGATAGGCCTGGGACTGGTCAGCGCGCTGTTGCTGGTCTACCTGGTGTTTCATGCCCTGAAGACCCGACCGCGCCACACTGTCAGCGGTGATGCCGGGCTGGTCGGCAGCGAAACGCCGGTCACTTCAGTACAGCTCGGCAACGCCTATGGCGGCTGGGTGCATCTGCAAGGAGAACGATGGCAAGTGCTCAGCGCAACGCCGCTGCAACCTGGGCAACAGGTGCGGGTGGTGGGGCGCAAGGGTTTGCTGCTGCAAGTGGCCGCGGCTGACGCGGCGCCGGGCGGAGAATAG
- a CDS encoding aminoacyl-tRNA deacylase, producing the protein MRMARTVQRSLEKAQCEYDIVSHPHSASSLETARVAGIPAERVAKSVILDDHHGHYLMAVLPASRHLDLSKVRNSGEWQVSRESNLAHLFDDCERGAVPALGESYGLEVVIDPLLTRQKDIYLEAGNHVNLVRMDMPEFLKMVPHAEVRELSH; encoded by the coding sequence ATGCGTATGGCAAGAACCGTGCAGCGAAGCCTGGAAAAGGCTCAATGCGAATATGACATCGTCAGCCACCCACACTCGGCCAGCAGCCTTGAAACGGCGCGGGTCGCAGGTATTCCTGCCGAACGGGTGGCCAAATCGGTGATCCTCGACGATCACCATGGGCATTACCTGATGGCCGTGCTGCCCGCCAGCCGTCACCTTGACCTGAGCAAAGTCCGCAATAGCGGTGAGTGGCAGGTTTCCCGCGAAAGCAACCTGGCGCACCTGTTCGATGATTGCGAACGCGGTGCCGTACCGGCGCTGGGTGAGTCCTATGGGTTGGAGGTGGTGATCGATCCGCTGCTGACCCGGCAGAAAGACATCTATCTGGAGGCCGGCAACCACGTCAACCTGGTGCGCATGGACATGCCCGAGTTTCTGAAAATGGTGCCGCATGCCGAGGTGCGGGAGTTGAGTCATTAG
- a CDS encoding DUF2789 domain-containing protein: MENPTHNLPSLFKQLGLPDDAESIDKFIATHSPLKPELHLADAFFWSPSQADLLREEILDDADWAEVVDQLDVMLRKGRGV, translated from the coding sequence ATGGAAAACCCGACCCACAACCTTCCCTCCCTGTTCAAGCAACTCGGCCTGCCGGACGACGCCGAAAGCATCGATAAATTCATCGCCACCCATTCACCGCTAAAACCGGAGTTGCACCTTGCGGATGCATTTTTCTGGAGTCCGAGTCAGGCAGATCTTCTGCGTGAAGAGATACTCGATGACGCAGATTGGGCGGAGGTGGTGGATCAGCTGGATGTGATGTTGAGGAAGGGGCGGGGGGTGTGA
- a CDS encoding type II toxin-antitoxin system RelE/ParE family toxin: MKIIWTKEAAQDRADIWDYLHAVNPKAAIDMDNRFSDALSRLAQYPKSGPAGIISGTRELIPHQSYRIVYEQGLDAIWILALVHTSRKWPPG, from the coding sequence ATGAAAATAATATGGACGAAAGAAGCAGCACAGGACCGTGCAGACATTTGGGATTACCTGCATGCCGTTAACCCGAAAGCAGCCATCGACATGGACAACCGGTTCAGCGATGCGCTATCCCGGCTTGCCCAATACCCGAAAAGCGGCCCTGCAGGGATCATTTCTGGCACTCGCGAGCTGATTCCACATCAGAGTTACCGCATTGTTTATGAACAGGGACTGGACGCCATCTGGATACTGGCCCTGGTCCATACCTCTCGAAAGTGGCCGCCCGGATGA
- a CDS encoding antitoxin of toxin-antitoxin stability system, whose translation MSKQAVFTMKLESELREQFMAEAEAAHRPASQIVREMMRQFVQTQRESREYEAFLQRKVDTARVSMRAGDGLTNDEVEAEFAARRRRAKLPE comes from the coding sequence ATGTCGAAACAAGCCGTTTTTACAATGAAACTTGAGTCTGAATTGCGTGAACAGTTCATGGCCGAGGCAGAAGCCGCTCATCGCCCCGCCTCGCAAATCGTTCGGGAAATGATGCGTCAGTTTGTTCAAACCCAACGGGAGTCTCGCGAGTACGAAGCATTCCTGCAGCGCAAGGTCGACACCGCACGCGTGTCGATGCGCGCCGGCGACGGGCTGACAAATGATGAAGTCGAGGCAGAGTTCGCTGCCAGGCGCAGGCGGGCCAAGCTACCGGAATGA
- a CDS encoding MarR family transcriptional regulator, giving the protein MSISSAMVVAARHWRKICQTTLANYGISEACAVPLLMIGRLGEGVRQVTVAQAAGMESPSLVRLLDQLCHGGYVCRTEDAQDRRAKCLSLTETGRELVQAVEVELVRLRHEVLEGIDQSDLEATLRVLRAFEAATPPSVANS; this is encoded by the coding sequence ATGAGCATCAGCAGCGCCATGGTGGTGGCCGCCAGGCATTGGCGCAAAATCTGCCAGACCACGCTGGCCAACTATGGAATCTCCGAAGCCTGCGCCGTTCCGCTGTTGATGATCGGGCGTCTGGGCGAGGGTGTGCGCCAGGTGACGGTGGCCCAGGCAGCGGGGATGGAGAGCCCGTCGTTGGTGCGCCTGCTCGATCAGTTGTGCCATGGCGGCTACGTCTGCCGCACCGAAGATGCACAGGACCGCCGCGCCAAATGCCTGAGCCTGACCGAAACCGGTCGGGAACTGGTGCAGGCGGTCGAAGTGGAGCTGGTGCGCTTGCGCCACGAAGTCCTTGAAGGCATTGACCAGAGTGATCTGGAAGCTACGCTGCGGGTACTGAGAGCATTTGAAGCGGCCACGCCGCCATCGGTGGCCAACTCTTGA
- a CDS encoding FUSC family protein, whose translation MNGFFSGMPPARDWFYGVRTFAASMIALYIALLMQMPRPYWAMATVYIVSSPFLGPTSSKALYRAVGTFVGAAAAVLFVPMFVQSPYVLVVVIALWTGTLLFLSLHLRTANNYALMLAGYTLPLIALPVVNNPLGVWDVAEARTEEIFLGIAVAAVVGAMFWPRRLAPVFNDSVSKWFTDASTYSLRFLSRNVQPEEVSALRASMVATFNSLELMIGQLPHEGSRPQTVRNTKELRGRMIHLLPVIDALDDALYALERRTPELVDKFTPLLAATTEWLEHKDADLDRWQALKDQLEALQPAPEALDERKQLLFSNAIYRLGEWIDLWQDCRSLQYAIQCESQDSWRAVYRHWRLGRLSPFLDRGLMFYSAASTVTAIIVASVLWILLGWTDGGSAVILAAVACSFFASMDDPAPQIYRFFFWTAMSVVFASLYLFLVLPNLHDFPMLVLAFAVPFICVGTLTVKPQFYLGMLLTLVNTSSFISIQGAYDADFLSFANSNLAGPMGLLFAFIWTLIARPFGAELAAKRLTRFSWRDIVSLSEPATLSEHRLLGIRMLDRLMQHLPRLAMTGQDSGVALREVRVALNLLDLLAYTPRVLGVPQVLLRQVVAEVGEYFKACLKAGERLQAPSPLLMTLDRTRRALSGAGDDETRRHLLHALSGLRLALLPGVEFVGAAESEEPLPHGIDGAPL comes from the coding sequence TTGAACGGATTTTTCTCTGGCATGCCCCCGGCGCGGGACTGGTTTTACGGAGTCCGCACCTTCGCCGCATCGATGATCGCGCTGTACATCGCCCTGCTCATGCAAATGCCGCGTCCGTACTGGGCGATGGCCACGGTGTACATCGTTTCCAGCCCGTTTCTCGGCCCTACCAGTTCCAAGGCGCTGTACCGGGCGGTCGGCACCTTTGTCGGCGCTGCGGCGGCGGTTCTGTTCGTGCCGATGTTCGTGCAGAGCCCTTACGTGCTGGTGGTGGTGATTGCGCTATGGACCGGGACGCTGCTGTTTCTGTCCCTGCATTTGCGCACCGCCAACAACTACGCCTTGATGCTCGCCGGTTACACCTTGCCGTTGATCGCCCTGCCGGTGGTGAACAACCCGCTGGGGGTGTGGGACGTGGCCGAGGCGCGGACCGAAGAAATCTTTCTCGGCATCGCCGTGGCGGCGGTGGTTGGCGCCATGTTCTGGCCCCGGCGCCTGGCGCCGGTGTTCAATGATTCGGTGAGCAAATGGTTCACCGATGCATCGACCTACAGCCTGCGCTTCCTCAGCCGTAACGTGCAGCCTGAAGAAGTCAGCGCGCTGCGGGCATCGATGGTTGCCACGTTCAACTCCCTGGAGTTGATGATCGGTCAGTTGCCCCACGAAGGCTCGCGTCCGCAGACAGTACGCAACACCAAGGAATTGCGCGGACGGATGATTCACCTGTTGCCAGTGATCGATGCCCTCGACGACGCGCTTTATGCCCTCGAACGGCGCACCCCTGAGCTTGTGGACAAGTTCACCCCCTTGCTGGCCGCCACCACCGAATGGCTCGAGCACAAGGATGCCGATCTCGACCGCTGGCAAGCCCTGAAGGATCAACTTGAGGCCCTGCAACCGGCTCCCGAAGCGCTGGATGAGCGCAAGCAACTGCTGTTCTCCAACGCCATTTACCGTCTCGGCGAGTGGATCGATTTGTGGCAGGACTGCCGTAGCCTGCAATACGCCATCCAGTGCGAAAGCCAGGACAGCTGGCGCGCGGTGTATCGGCACTGGCGGCTGGGACGGCTATCCCCCTTCCTGGATCGCGGCCTGATGTTTTATTCCGCGGCTTCCACCGTCACCGCGATTATCGTCGCTTCGGTGCTGTGGATTCTGCTCGGCTGGACCGATGGCGGCAGCGCAGTGATCCTGGCGGCGGTGGCGTGCAGTTTCTTTGCCTCGATGGACGACCCGGCGCCGCAGATTTACCGGTTCTTTTTCTGGACAGCGATGTCGGTGGTGTTCGCCAGCCTTTACCTGTTTCTGGTCCTGCCCAACCTGCACGACTTTCCGATGCTGGTGCTGGCGTTTGCCGTGCCGTTCATTTGCGTCGGCACCTTGACGGTCAAGCCGCAGTTCTACCTGGGCATGTTGCTGACTCTGGTCAACACCTCGTCCTTCATCAGCATTCAGGGCGCTTACGACGCGGACTTCCTCAGCTTCGCCAACTCGAATCTGGCCGGTCCCATGGGGCTGCTGTTCGCGTTCATCTGGACCCTGATTGCCCGGCCGTTCGGTGCCGAACTGGCAGCCAAGCGCCTGACCCGTTTCAGCTGGCGTGACATCGTCAGCCTCTCCGAGCCGGCCACGTTGTCTGAGCATCGGCTTCTGGGCATACGGATGCTCGATCGGCTGATGCAGCATCTGCCGCGCCTGGCCATGACCGGGCAGGACTCCGGCGTGGCGCTGCGGGAAGTGCGCGTGGCGCTGAATCTGTTGGACCTGCTCGCTTATACGCCGCGGGTCCTTGGTGTGCCGCAGGTGCTGCTGCGCCAGGTGGTGGCCGAGGTTGGCGAGTACTTCAAGGCTTGTCTCAAGGCCGGTGAGCGCTTGCAGGCCCCGAGCCCGTTGCTGATGACCCTCGACCGCACCCGTCGCGCCCTCAGCGGTGCCGGTGATGACGAAACCCGTCGGCATCTGCTGCACGCCCTGAGCGGCCTGCGCCTGGCACTGTTGCCCGGCGTCGAATTCGTCGGTGCCGCCGAGTCCGAAGAACCGCTTCCCCATGGCATTGATGGAGCGCCTTTATGA
- a CDS encoding DUF1656 domain-containing protein: MIGDLDLSGVFLPTLLVLMGITYVLYLLVHGVLTRLHFYRLVWHRALFNVALYALLLGAVDSLSRYLMT; encoded by the coding sequence ATGATCGGTGACCTGGATCTGAGCGGGGTGTTCCTGCCCACGCTGCTGGTGCTGATGGGCATTACGTATGTGTTGTACCTGTTGGTGCACGGGGTGCTGACGCGCCTGCACTTTTACCGTCTGGTCTGGCACCGGGCATTGTTCAACGTGGCCCTCTACGCCTTGCTGCTTGGCGCCGTGGACTCACTCAGTCGATACCTGATGACATGA